The Streptomyces pactum genome contains a region encoding:
- a CDS encoding DUF1330 domain-containing protein → MAVDPAGTDLARLVEEDPGGPVVMLNLLRFTPDGRASYEEYSRRAGRFLQRYGAELLYAGDGGTPLVAEEGQAWDAVLVVRYPSREAFSRMVADPEYQEITGLRSRALAEAVLQPTTPWPVSSGR, encoded by the coding sequence ATGGCCGTCGACCCCGCAGGAACCGATCTCGCCCGCCTGGTGGAGGAGGATCCGGGTGGCCCCGTCGTCATGCTCAACCTGCTGCGTTTCACCCCCGACGGGCGTGCCTCGTACGAGGAGTACTCGCGTCGGGCGGGCCGCTTCCTGCAACGGTACGGAGCCGAACTGCTCTACGCCGGCGACGGCGGCACCCCCCTGGTCGCGGAGGAGGGGCAGGCCTGGGACGCGGTGCTGGTCGTGCGCTATCCCAGCCGGGAGGCGTTCAGCCGCATGGTGGCCGACCCCGAGTACCAGGAGATCACCGGCCTGCGCTCCCGCGCTCTGGCCGAGGCCGTGCTCCAGCCGACGACCCCCTGGCCCGTCTCCTCCGGCCGGTGA
- a CDS encoding O-acetyl-ADP-ribose deacetylase has product MTTITLVRGDITRESADAIVNAANSSLLGGGGVDGAIHRRGGPAILEECRKLRAGHLGKGLPTGRAVATTAGALDARWVIHTVGPVHSATEDRSGLLASCYRESLRVADELGARTVAFPAISTGVYRWPMDDAARIAVTAVREADTGVEEVRFVLFDDRAHAAFAARLG; this is encoded by the coding sequence ATGACCACCATCACGCTCGTCCGGGGCGACATCACCCGTGAGAGCGCCGACGCGATCGTCAACGCGGCCAACTCCTCCCTGCTCGGCGGAGGCGGCGTCGACGGCGCCATCCACCGGCGCGGTGGCCCCGCGATCCTGGAGGAGTGCCGCAAGCTCCGCGCGGGGCACCTCGGCAAGGGACTTCCCACCGGCCGCGCGGTCGCCACCACCGCCGGGGCCCTGGACGCCCGCTGGGTGATCCACACGGTGGGCCCGGTGCACAGCGCGACCGAGGACCGCTCGGGACTCCTCGCCTCCTGCTACCGCGAGTCCCTCCGGGTCGCCGACGAGTTGGGCGCCCGCACGGTCGCCTTCCCGGCGATCTCCACCGGTGTCTACCGCTGGCCGATGGACGACGCGGCCCGTATCGCCGTGACCGCCGTACGGGAGGCGGACACCGGAGTCGAGGAGGTCAGGTTCGTGCTCTTCGACGACCGGGCCCACGCCGCGTTCGCCGCGCGGCTCGGCTGA
- a CDS encoding complex I subunit 4 family protein, which produces MLSVVTFLPLLVCVVLLLLPRSLPDRAWVRIWIATAAADLALVIGLWAGFDTGGGMQYEQRARWIPSAGVGYHVGVDGLSLPLVALTCLLFLAVAGYSLRESRRVRSYVCLFLFLQTVAIGLFVALDLILFFVFFDLSIVGMFFVIAGWGHGERARAAAVKFFLYTFVGSLALLLGFIGLYLAADPHTFDITDLARADPLAGRGPYAGLVLLAVGVGLAVKTPTVPFHTWLPPAHTDAPAAGSAILAGVLLKMGTYGFVRIAMPLLPGSWRRYALAIVVVGAVSVVYGALVALAQTDFKRMIAYTSVNHMGYVVLAVGAAGTLAGTDTQARALAVTGAVTQMVSHGLITGALFLLSGVLYDRGRTYAMDAYSGLAAHAPRFAAVTAVAAFASLGIPGFSGFIAEFQIFTGALASRTVATAIALTGILITAALFLTALRRMFLGVPRLPGSVPAGGIADLDRHEALPVVALLAAALVIGVLPRWLLDVIEPAGRTLTGLVAR; this is translated from the coding sequence CGCCACCGCCGCCGCGGACCTCGCCCTGGTCATCGGGCTGTGGGCGGGTTTCGACACCGGCGGCGGGATGCAGTACGAGCAGCGGGCGCGCTGGATCCCCAGCGCCGGGGTCGGCTACCACGTGGGTGTCGACGGACTGTCCCTCCCCCTGGTCGCCCTGACCTGTCTGCTCTTCCTGGCCGTCGCCGGGTACTCACTGCGCGAGTCCCGGCGGGTGCGCTCCTACGTCTGCCTCTTCCTCTTCCTGCAGACCGTCGCCATCGGCCTGTTCGTCGCGCTCGACCTGATCCTGTTCTTCGTCTTCTTCGACCTGTCGATCGTCGGCATGTTCTTCGTCATCGCGGGCTGGGGCCACGGTGAACGCGCCCGTGCGGCGGCGGTGAAGTTCTTCCTCTACACCTTCGTCGGCTCCCTCGCCCTGCTGCTCGGCTTCATCGGCCTGTACCTGGCCGCCGACCCGCACACCTTCGACATCACCGACCTCGCGCGTGCCGACCCGCTGGCGGGCCGGGGCCCGTACGCCGGTCTCGTACTGCTGGCCGTCGGCGTCGGCCTGGCGGTCAAGACGCCGACCGTGCCGTTCCACACCTGGCTGCCGCCCGCCCACACCGACGCCCCGGCCGCCGGCTCGGCGATCCTGGCCGGGGTCCTGCTGAAGATGGGCACCTACGGGTTCGTCCGCATCGCCATGCCCCTGCTGCCGGGGAGCTGGCGCCGGTACGCCCTGGCCATCGTCGTCGTCGGCGCCGTCTCCGTCGTGTACGGCGCGCTGGTCGCCCTGGCACAGACCGACTTCAAGCGCATGATCGCCTACACGTCGGTGAACCACATGGGCTACGTCGTGCTGGCCGTCGGCGCGGCCGGCACGCTGGCCGGCACCGACACGCAGGCCCGCGCGCTGGCGGTGACCGGCGCGGTCACCCAGATGGTCAGCCACGGCCTGATCACGGGCGCCCTGTTCCTGCTCAGCGGCGTGCTGTACGACCGCGGGCGGACGTACGCGATGGACGCCTACTCCGGTCTGGCCGCCCACGCTCCCCGCTTCGCGGCGGTCACGGCCGTGGCCGCGTTCGCCAGTCTCGGCATCCCCGGCTTCTCCGGCTTCATCGCCGAGTTCCAGATCTTCACGGGTGCCCTGGCCTCGCGGACGGTGGCCACCGCCATCGCCCTGACCGGCATCCTCATCACCGCCGCCCTGTTCCTGACCGCGCTGCGGCGCATGTTCCTCGGCGTCCCGCGCCTGCCGGGGAGCGTCCCGGCCGGCGGCATCGCGGACCTCGACCGCCACGAGGCGCTGCCCGTCGTCGCCCTGCTGGCGGCCGCGCTGGTGATCGGCGTCCTGCCCCGCTGGCTCCTGGACGTCATCGAACCGGCGGGCCGCACCCTGACCGGGCTGGTGGCACGGTGA
- a CDS encoding inositol monophosphatase family protein, translating into MIENNETIDEFLARHADEVEEAVRKAAAQEIMPRWRRLAAHEVDEKAGPHDLVTDADRKAELYLTEVLAALLPGSVVVGEEAVHANPASYEAIRGEAPVWIVDPVDGTRQFVHGDPGFCTLVALARHGVVHASWTYAPADDRLATAVRGRGAFLDGERLYAGPPEPGRDLRVATSHPDYTTDDQKRALRPLRTPGVAPRACGSAGLEYLAVARGESDATAFSWEAAWDHAAGLLLVEEAGGTHLTRTGEPFRITGGNDLPFTAARDAATARRVVALLSDGA; encoded by the coding sequence ATGATCGAGAACAACGAAACCATCGACGAGTTTCTCGCCCGGCACGCCGACGAGGTGGAGGAGGCCGTCCGCAAGGCGGCCGCCCAGGAGATCATGCCGCGCTGGCGCCGGCTCGCGGCCCACGAGGTCGACGAGAAGGCCGGCCCGCACGACCTGGTGACGGACGCCGACCGCAAGGCCGAGCTGTACCTCACCGAGGTCCTGGCCGCCCTGCTGCCCGGCTCGGTCGTGGTCGGCGAGGAGGCGGTGCACGCCAACCCGGCGTCGTACGAGGCCATACGCGGCGAGGCACCGGTGTGGATCGTCGACCCCGTCGACGGGACGCGTCAGTTCGTGCACGGCGACCCGGGCTTCTGCACGCTGGTCGCGCTCGCCCGGCACGGAGTCGTGCACGCCTCCTGGACCTACGCCCCCGCCGACGACCGGCTCGCCACGGCGGTACGCGGGCGAGGTGCCTTCCTGGACGGCGAGCGGCTGTACGCCGGCCCGCCCGAGCCCGGTCGCGACCTGCGGGTCGCCACGTCCCACCCGGACTACACTACGGACGACCAGAAGCGTGCCCTGCGCCCCCTGCGTACCCCGGGCGTGGCACCCCGCGCCTGCGGCTCGGCCGGCCTGGAGTACCTCGCCGTCGCCCGAGGCGAGTCGGACGCCACCGCCTTCTCGTGGGAGGCAGCCTGGGACCACGCCGCGGGGCTCCTCCTGGTCGAGGAGGCGGGCGGCACCCACCTGACCCGCACGGGCGAGCCCTTCCGCATCACGGGCGGCAACGACCTGCCGTTCACCGCGGCCCGCGACGCGGCCACGGCCCGCCGGGTGGTGGCCCTGCTGTCGGACGGAGCCTGA
- a CDS encoding gamma-glutamyltransferase family protein translates to MFTTRPTLQGTFGMVSSTHWLASQTAMAVLEDGGNAYDAAVAGAFVLHVVEPHLNGPAGEVPILLAPAGGEVRVLCGQGVAPAGATVAHYKGLGLDLVPGTGPLAAAVPGAFDAWLLLLRDHGTKPLADVLKYAIGYAEHGHAPVERFTETVETVRELFETEWRSSAEVYLPGGRPPRPGELFRNPALAATWKRLLAESAGAGGREARIDTAREVWRTGFVAEALVRQAGRPTMDTSGERRTGPLTAADLAGWSASYEAPATYDWNGWTVCKAGPWSQGPVLLQQLALLPSELPAYGCADYVHLLVEGCKLAMADREAWYGDADGADRVPLDDLLSPEYNAARRALVGVKASFELRPGGPGGRTPRLSAHARVAAVEGEGLDALGVGEPTVAKSPASPVPGEPDVAADGGTRGDTCHLDIVDRWGNMVSATPSGGWLQSNPVVPELGFPLGTRLQMTWLEEGLPNSLTPGRRPRTTLTPSIALRDGVPVMAFGTPGGDQQDQWQLHFLLAVALRAPVRGGLDLQGAIDAPNWHNDSFPGSFFPRGMRAGSVTVESRMPAAVVEELRRRGHDVTVGEAWSEGRLCAVARDPGTGVLSAAANPRGMQGYAIGR, encoded by the coding sequence GTGTTCACCACCCGACCCACCCTCCAGGGCACCTTCGGCATGGTGTCCTCCACCCACTGGCTGGCCTCGCAGACGGCCATGGCGGTGCTGGAGGACGGGGGCAACGCCTACGACGCCGCTGTGGCCGGTGCCTTCGTGCTGCACGTCGTCGAGCCCCACCTCAACGGCCCCGCCGGTGAGGTGCCGATCCTGCTCGCCCCGGCGGGCGGCGAGGTGCGGGTGCTGTGCGGACAGGGGGTGGCACCGGCCGGGGCGACGGTCGCGCACTACAAAGGGCTCGGTCTGGACCTCGTCCCCGGCACCGGCCCCCTCGCCGCCGCCGTGCCCGGTGCCTTCGACGCCTGGCTGCTCCTGCTGCGCGACCACGGCACCAAGCCCTTGGCCGACGTGCTGAAGTACGCCATCGGCTACGCCGAGCACGGGCACGCGCCCGTGGAGCGCTTCACGGAGACCGTCGAGACCGTGCGGGAGCTGTTCGAGACGGAGTGGAGGTCCTCGGCCGAGGTCTACCTGCCGGGCGGCCGTCCGCCCCGCCCCGGCGAGCTGTTCCGCAACCCCGCCCTCGCCGCCACCTGGAAGCGCCTGCTCGCGGAGTCGGCCGGGGCGGGGGGCCGGGAGGCGCGGATCGACACGGCGCGAGAGGTCTGGCGCACCGGGTTCGTCGCCGAGGCCCTCGTCCGGCAGGCCGGGCGTCCCACCATGGACACCAGCGGCGAGCGCCGGACCGGCCCGCTGACCGCCGCCGACCTCGCCGGCTGGTCCGCGTCCTACGAGGCTCCGGCGACGTACGACTGGAACGGCTGGACCGTGTGCAAGGCCGGCCCCTGGAGCCAGGGCCCCGTCCTGCTCCAGCAGTTGGCGCTGCTGCCGTCCGAGCTGCCCGCCTACGGCTGTGCCGACTACGTCCACCTGCTGGTCGAGGGCTGCAAGCTCGCCATGGCCGACCGGGAGGCCTGGTACGGGGACGCGGACGGCGCGGACCGGGTGCCGCTCGACGACCTGCTGTCACCGGAGTACAACGCGGCCCGGCGGGCGCTCGTCGGTGTCAAGGCGTCCTTCGAGCTGCGGCCCGGCGGTCCGGGCGGGCGCACCCCGCGGCTCAGCGCCCACGCGCGCGTGGCGGCCGTGGAGGGGGAGGGCCTCGACGCCCTGGGGGTGGGCGAGCCCACGGTCGCCAAGAGCCCGGCGTCCCCGGTGCCGGGCGAACCGGACGTCGCCGCCGACGGAGGCACCCGCGGCGACACCTGCCACCTCGACATCGTGGACCGCTGGGGCAACATGGTCTCGGCCACCCCCAGCGGCGGCTGGCTCCAGTCCAACCCCGTCGTGCCCGAACTGGGCTTCCCGCTCGGCACCCGGCTCCAGATGACCTGGCTGGAAGAGGGCCTGCCCAACTCGCTCACACCGGGCCGCCGGCCGCGCACCACGCTCACGCCCTCCATCGCGCTGCGCGACGGGGTGCCCGTCATGGCGTTCGGAACGCCCGGCGGCGACCAGCAGGACCAGTGGCAGTTGCACTTCCTGCTGGCGGTCGCGCTGCGCGCCCCGGTGCGCGGCGGCCTCGACCTCCAGGGCGCGATCGACGCGCCGAACTGGCACAACGACAGCTTTCCCGGGTCGTTCTTCCCACGCGGCATGCGGGCCGGGAGCGTCACCGTGGAGTCCCGCATGCCGGCGGCGGTCGTCGAGGAGCTGCGCCGCCGCGGGCACGACGTGACGGTCGGCGAGGCCTGGTCGGAGGGCCGGCTGTGCGCCGTCGCGCGCGATCCCGGGACGGGAGTGCTGTCGGCGGCGGCGAACCCGCGCGGGATGCAGGGTTACGCGATCGGCCGCTGA
- a CDS encoding phytoene desaturase family protein, whose translation MLDAVVVGAGPNGLTAAVELARRGFSVAVFEAQGTVGGGARTEELTLPGFRHDPCSAAHPLAINSPAFRALPLERYGLQWLHAGLPMAHPFPDGSAAVLSRSVGETAASFGARDAGAYRRLVERFLPRWDTLARDFMSLPLTALPRDPVTLARFGLVGLPPSTWLMRRFRDDKAKTLFAGLVAHVMAPLGGFATGAIGLVFALAAHARGWPVARGGSQAISDALAAYLRDLGGTVHTDYEVKRLDDLPPARAYVFDTSPTALARIAGLGNHYAGYRYGPGVFKIDYALDGPVPWTAQEPRTAGTVQIGADSAEIGAALNAASREGRAPDAPFLITTQPSVADPTRAPEGKHVFWAYGHVPNGWTGDLTDAIERQLERFAPGFRDRVLARATAGPPELAVRNANYVGGDIASGAVSGLQLLLRPKLSLFPYATPHPAVFICSSATPPGPGVHGMSGHNAAKAVWRRLRQT comes from the coding sequence ATGCTCGATGCGGTCGTAGTGGGTGCGGGGCCGAACGGACTGACCGCTGCCGTGGAGCTGGCCCGCCGCGGCTTCTCGGTCGCCGTGTTCGAGGCGCAGGGCACCGTGGGCGGCGGGGCCCGCACGGAGGAGCTGACCCTGCCGGGCTTCCGGCACGACCCGTGCTCCGCCGCGCACCCGCTCGCGATCAACTCACCCGCGTTCCGCGCCCTGCCCCTGGAGCGGTACGGGCTGCAGTGGCTGCACGCCGGGCTGCCCATGGCGCATCCTTTCCCGGACGGCTCGGCCGCCGTGCTGTCCCGGTCGGTCGGCGAGACGGCCGCCTCCTTCGGAGCGCGCGACGCGGGCGCGTACCGCAGGCTGGTCGAGCGCTTCCTGCCCAGGTGGGACACCCTGGCCCGGGACTTCATGTCCCTGCCGCTGACCGCGCTGCCCCGCGACCCGGTCACCCTCGCCCGGTTCGGCCTGGTCGGCCTGCCCCCGTCGACGTGGCTGATGCGCCGCTTCCGCGACGACAAGGCCAAGACCCTCTTCGCCGGGCTGGTCGCGCACGTCATGGCCCCGCTCGGCGGCTTCGCCACCGGTGCCATAGGCCTGGTCTTCGCCCTCGCCGCGCACGCCCGCGGCTGGCCCGTGGCCCGCGGCGGCTCGCAGGCCATCTCCGACGCCCTCGCCGCCTACCTCAGGGATCTCGGCGGCACCGTCCACACCGACTACGAGGTGAAGCGCCTCGACGACCTGCCGCCCGCCCGCGCCTACGTCTTCGACACCTCGCCCACGGCCCTCGCCCGCATCGCCGGCCTCGGCAACCACTACGCCGGCTACCGGTACGGCCCCGGCGTCTTCAAGATCGACTACGCGCTGGACGGGCCCGTGCCGTGGACCGCCCAGGAGCCCCGCACCGCGGGCACCGTGCAGATCGGCGCCGACAGCGCGGAGATCGGCGCGGCGCTGAACGCGGCCTCCCGGGAGGGCCGCGCCCCCGACGCGCCGTTCCTCATCACCACGCAGCCCAGCGTCGCCGACCCCACCCGCGCCCCCGAGGGCAAGCACGTCTTCTGGGCGTACGGACACGTCCCCAACGGCTGGACCGGTGACCTCACCGACGCCATCGAACGCCAACTGGAGCGCTTCGCCCCCGGCTTCCGCGACCGCGTCCTGGCCCGCGCCACCGCGGGCCCGCCCGAACTCGCCGTCCGCAACGCCAACTACGTCGGCGGAGACATCGCCTCCGGCGCCGTCTCCGGCCTCCAGCTCCTGCTGCGCCCCAAGCTGTCCCTGTTCCCGTACGCCACCCCGCACCCGGCCGTCTTCATCTGCTCGTCGGCCACCCCGCCGGGCCCCGGAGTGCACGGCATGTCGGGGCACAACGCGGCGAAGGCGGTCTGGCGCAGGCTGCGGCAGACGTGA
- a CDS encoding DM13 domain-containing protein, protein MVRGRSGAGRPWVIGVLVLALAGAGLGLYWFQPWKLWQDETVDEALPGVVATSPPPAAGPAPSPTRDAGPRTLAGGELISHEHATSGTAELVRLADGSHVVRLENLDTSNGPDLHVWLTDAPVKEGKAGWGVFDDGEYVSLGELKGNKGSQNYTVPADIDPSRYTSVSIWCDRFDVSFGAAELARV, encoded by the coding sequence ATGGTGCGTGGGCGAAGCGGAGCGGGCAGGCCGTGGGTCATCGGGGTGCTGGTCCTGGCCCTGGCCGGGGCCGGCCTCGGGCTGTACTGGTTCCAGCCGTGGAAGCTGTGGCAGGACGAGACCGTGGACGAGGCCCTGCCCGGTGTCGTGGCGACATCGCCCCCGCCCGCCGCCGGGCCCGCCCCGTCGCCGACGCGGGACGCCGGGCCGAGGACTCTGGCCGGCGGCGAGCTGATCAGCCACGAGCACGCCACCTCCGGCACGGCCGAGCTGGTGCGGCTCGCCGACGGCTCCCACGTCGTACGGCTGGAGAACCTCGACACCAGCAACGGTCCGGACCTGCACGTGTGGCTGACCGACGCGCCGGTGAAGGAGGGGAAGGCCGGCTGGGGCGTCTTCGACGACGGTGAGTACGTCAGCCTCGGCGAACTCAAGGGCAACAAGGGCAGCCAGAACTACACCGTGCCCGCCGACATCGATCCGTCCCGCTACACCAGCGTGAGCATCTGGTGCGACCGCTTCGACGTCTCCTTCGGCGCGGCGGAACTCGCCCGCGTCTGA
- a CDS encoding NADH-quinone oxidoreductase subunit N, whose amino-acid sequence MNENLTALLPEIALLGAAVVGLLAGSWLPRRRQWIVAVVAAAACVAGLVATAVTMLTGREQTVFAHAFAVDTATDAGRLIVLGTLLLVIGMSVDTVRGHKRETEYWVLLCLTGAGTLALLGANDLLMLFAAYLLASIPAYALTAFAKDSRGTEAALKYYLMGALLGTTMLAGAAVLYGVGGATLYRELRTTLPAAPYGPVAVGLVCVLAGVLFKAGAVPAHFWVPDVTEGAPPPVAAYVTTLPKAGALVAGYRLLTQVLPGSDVNWPLLTAVLAAVTMTLGNLAAFLQTSVTRLLAYSAISQVGYLLMALAVADRSDLALKSLLFYLAAYAATNLGAFAVVGALPGARSLDDYRGLARRRPGLAAVLVVCLLGLVGTPPTGVFLGKLEIFGAAVDGGCAWLAALAVANTVASLFYYLRWLVPLFFPTGGPAPATAHAVPGRWAAATAYTAGTASVTLGVAGGAVLPAMTGTLLS is encoded by the coding sequence GTGAACGAGAACCTCACCGCGCTCCTTCCCGAAATCGCCCTGCTCGGCGCCGCCGTCGTCGGCCTGCTCGCCGGCTCCTGGCTGCCCCGCCGCCGCCAGTGGATCGTCGCCGTCGTGGCGGCCGCCGCCTGCGTGGCCGGCCTGGTGGCCACCGCCGTCACCATGCTCACCGGCCGCGAACAGACCGTCTTCGCCCACGCGTTCGCCGTCGACACCGCGACCGACGCCGGCCGTCTCATCGTCCTGGGCACCCTGCTGCTGGTCATCGGCATGTCCGTGGACACCGTACGGGGCCACAAGCGGGAGACGGAGTACTGGGTGCTGCTGTGCCTGACCGGCGCGGGCACCCTCGCCCTGCTCGGCGCGAACGACCTGCTGATGCTGTTCGCCGCCTACCTGCTGGCGAGCATCCCCGCCTACGCGCTGACCGCTTTCGCCAAAGACTCCCGGGGCACCGAAGCCGCCCTGAAGTACTACCTGATGGGCGCCCTTCTCGGCACCACGATGCTGGCCGGCGCCGCCGTCCTCTACGGGGTGGGCGGCGCCACCCTCTACCGGGAACTGCGCACCACGCTCCCCGCCGCACCGTACGGGCCGGTCGCCGTCGGCCTCGTCTGCGTGCTGGCCGGGGTGCTGTTCAAGGCGGGCGCCGTGCCCGCACACTTCTGGGTGCCCGACGTCACCGAGGGCGCGCCGCCACCCGTCGCCGCCTACGTCACCACCCTGCCGAAGGCCGGCGCTCTCGTCGCCGGCTACCGCCTGCTCACCCAGGTCCTGCCGGGCAGCGACGTCAACTGGCCGCTGCTGACGGCCGTCCTCGCCGCGGTCACCATGACGCTGGGGAACCTGGCCGCGTTCCTCCAGACCTCCGTGACACGCCTGCTCGCCTACTCCGCCATCAGCCAGGTCGGATACCTCCTCATGGCCCTGGCCGTCGCCGACCGCAGCGACCTCGCCCTGAAGAGCCTGCTGTTCTACCTGGCCGCCTACGCCGCCACCAACCTCGGCGCCTTCGCCGTCGTCGGCGCGCTCCCGGGCGCCCGCTCCCTGGACGACTACCGCGGCCTGGCCCGCCGCCGTCCCGGTCTCGCCGCCGTCCTCGTCGTCTGTCTGCTCGGCCTGGTCGGTACTCCGCCCACCGGCGTCTTCCTCGGCAAACTGGAGATCTTCGGCGCCGCCGTCGACGGCGGTTGCGCCTGGCTCGCCGCACTCGCCGTCGCCAACACCGTCGCCTCCCTCTTCTACTACCTGCGCTGGCTGGTGCCCCTCTTCTTCCCCACCGGCGGCCCCGCGCCCGCCACCGCCCACGCCGTGCCGGGCCGCTGGGCGGCGGCCACCGCGTACACCGCCGGCACGGCCTCCGTCACCCTGGGCGTGGCCGGAGGGGCCGTACTGCCCGCCATGACGGGGACGCTGCTGTCCTGA